The proteins below come from a single Treponema phagedenis genomic window:
- a CDS encoding bifunctional 3,4-dihydroxy-2-butanone-4-phosphate synthase/GTP cyclohydrolase II, translating to MMFEFNTVEESLDELRKGKIILVTDDPDRENEGDFICAAEFATTENINFMATHGKGLICMPMSEALVHKLQIPQMVRHNTDNHETAFTVSIDHVSTRTGISAAERSVTALHCVADNAKPEDFRRPGHMFPLLAKKNGVLERNGHTEATVDLCRLAGLKECGLCCEIMREDGTMMRQPELMELAKKWNIKCITIKDLQNYRKCHEKLVNRVTVTKMPTRYGNFVAYGYVNLLNGEHHVALVKGTLGDGKNVLTRVHSECLTGDTFGSLRCDCGEQLASAMSQIEEEGRGILLYMRQEGRGIGLINKLKAYELQEQGMDTLEANLALGFAGDQREYYIGAQILRDLGVKSIRLLTNNPDKVYQLSEFGMEIAERVPIQVGTTQYSLRYLKTKQERMGHILSF from the coding sequence ATGATGTTTGAATTTAACACGGTGGAAGAATCGCTTGATGAGTTGCGAAAGGGTAAAATCATTTTGGTAACCGATGATCCTGATCGCGAAAACGAAGGCGACTTTATTTGTGCAGCTGAATTTGCCACAACCGAAAATATTAATTTTATGGCAACTCACGGCAAAGGACTTATCTGTATGCCCATGTCTGAAGCGCTGGTGCATAAATTACAGATTCCGCAAATGGTACGGCATAATACTGACAATCACGAAACAGCTTTTACCGTTTCGATTGATCACGTATCTACCAGAACGGGAATTTCCGCCGCAGAGCGATCCGTAACGGCACTGCACTGTGTTGCGGATAATGCAAAGCCGGAAGACTTTCGCAGACCAGGTCATATGTTTCCCCTGCTTGCAAAAAAGAACGGCGTGCTTGAGCGCAACGGACATACCGAAGCAACTGTTGACCTGTGTCGTTTGGCAGGATTAAAAGAATGCGGCCTTTGCTGCGAAATTATGCGCGAAGACGGCACAATGATGCGCCAGCCTGAACTTATGGAGCTCGCAAAAAAATGGAATATCAAATGTATCACAATAAAAGATTTACAGAATTATCGCAAATGCCATGAGAAACTGGTAAACCGGGTAACCGTAACAAAAATGCCGACGCGTTACGGAAACTTTGTTGCATACGGCTATGTTAATTTGCTGAACGGAGAACATCACGTCGCATTGGTAAAGGGAACACTCGGAGACGGCAAAAATGTCCTTACCCGAGTCCATTCCGAATGCTTAACCGGCGACACCTTCGGTTCCCTTCGCTGTGATTGCGGAGAACAGCTTGCCTCCGCCATGTCTCAAATTGAAGAAGAGGGGCGCGGTATTTTACTTTACATGCGGCAGGAAGGGCGCGGTATCGGACTCATCAATAAATTAAAAGCCTACGAACTGCAAGAGCAAGGCATGGATACCTTGGAAGCAAACCTCGCACTCGGCTTCGCGGGAGACCAACGAGAATATTATATCGGCGCGCAAATCTTAAGAGATTTAGGTGTAAAAAGTATACGATTGCTGACAAACAATCCGGATAAAGTGTATCAACTTTCCGAGTTCGGTATGGAGATTGCGGAACGCGTACCGATTCAGGTTGGGACAACTCAATATTCTTTGCGCTATCTTAAAACAAAGCAGGAGCGCATGGGACATATTTTAAGTTTTTAA
- a CDS encoding helix-turn-helix domain-containing protein, with protein MKLFMSIDQITRGHVIANCLEGRCTVQQAALRLNLSRRRVQQLKKAFKEKGAVAMLHGNSQRPSAKKTSKEIEQRLLALRSDPALSKSNFLHFHEIVTEEYQLQLSYSTLRRILLSHGICSPKKRRTRKKVHKTRERRACFGELLQVDATPFPWFGGKEKSALHAFIDDARGMITGLYLCKNECLLGYLEVLRQTLENYGLPAALYPDKCSVFFC; from the coding sequence ATGAAATTATTTATGAGCATTGATCAAATTACACGAGGACATGTTATTGCCAACTGCCTAGAGGGGAGATGTACGGTACAACAGGCTGCGCTTCGATTAAACCTTTCACGAAGACGCGTACAGCAATTAAAAAAGGCGTTCAAAGAAAAGGGTGCAGTCGCAATGCTGCATGGCAACAGTCAGCGTCCCTCTGCAAAGAAGACCTCGAAAGAAATTGAGCAGCGATTACTTGCGCTGCGAAGCGATCCCGCATTGTCAAAAAGCAATTTTTTGCATTTTCATGAAATAGTAACTGAAGAATATCAATTGCAGCTGTCATATTCGACTCTGCGCCGTATTCTGTTATCACATGGAATTTGTTCACCAAAGAAAAGACGAACACGAAAGAAGGTGCATAAAACGCGCGAGAGAAGAGCTTGCTTCGGAGAGCTGTTGCAAGTGGACGCAACCCCGTTTCCTTGGTTCGGCGGGAAAGAAAAATCCGCATTACATGCTTTTATTGATGATGCACGCGGAATGATTACCGGTCTTTATTTATGCAAAAACGAGTGCCTGCTCGGATATTTAGAAGTTCTGCGGCAGACACTCGAAAATTACGGACTCCCTGCCGCTCTTTATCCGGATAAGTGTAGCGTTTTTTTTTGTTAA
- the ribD gene encoding bifunctional diaminohydroxyphosphoribosylaminopyrimidine deaminase/5-amino-6-(5-phosphoribosylamino)uracil reductase RibD, protein MNDCEYMRTALQFAKKGAGWTSPNPMVGAVIVKNGKIIGSGFHERYGEPHAERNALRSCTETPAGATLYVTLEPCCHHGKQPPCVDAVLESGITRVVIGSADPNPLVGGKGVRRLKESGIEVSENILKEECDRLNEVFFHYIQTKRPFVVMKYAMTMDGKIAAVTGNSKWITEEKAREHVHLQRHRYTAIMVGVGTVLADDPLLTCRIKDGKNPIRIICDTNLRTPLSAQIIRTAKKVPTIIATCCTEKEKQLAYLHAGCRILTVPEKNGRVDLQNLMPMLGEEKIDSLLLEGGGTLNWAALESGIVQKVHAYIAPKLLGGQSAKTPVEGIGFHSPDSSVRLINSSITQLGEDFLIESEVDKHVYRNC, encoded by the coding sequence TTGAATGATTGTGAATATATGCGCACCGCTTTGCAGTTTGCAAAAAAGGGCGCAGGTTGGACAAGTCCAAATCCGATGGTAGGCGCAGTCATTGTTAAAAACGGCAAAATCATCGGCTCCGGATTCCATGAAAGATACGGGGAGCCTCATGCCGAACGGAATGCACTACGATCTTGTACAGAAACTCCCGCCGGCGCAACACTGTATGTAACACTTGAACCCTGCTGCCATCACGGAAAACAGCCGCCCTGTGTTGATGCGGTTTTGGAATCAGGCATCACGCGAGTGGTAATCGGGTCTGCCGATCCTAATCCGCTTGTCGGCGGGAAGGGTGTTCGCCGTTTAAAAGAAAGCGGCATAGAAGTTTCGGAAAACATTCTGAAAGAAGAGTGCGACCGTTTAAACGAGGTGTTTTTCCATTATATTCAAACCAAACGTCCCTTTGTGGTTATGAAATACGCAATGACAATGGACGGAAAAATCGCAGCGGTTACCGGAAACTCCAAGTGGATCACAGAAGAAAAAGCAAGGGAGCACGTACACCTGCAAAGGCATCGCTACACGGCGATTATGGTCGGCGTAGGAACGGTGCTTGCCGATGACCCTTTACTAACCTGCCGAATAAAAGACGGAAAAAATCCTATCCGCATCATCTGCGATACGAACCTCCGCACACCTTTATCCGCTCAAATAATTAGAACCGCAAAAAAAGTGCCGACCATTATTGCAACCTGTTGCACCGAAAAAGAAAAACAGCTTGCCTATCTGCATGCAGGGTGCAGGATTTTAACTGTACCAGAAAAAAACGGGCGGGTTGATTTGCAAAACCTGATGCCCATGCTGGGAGAAGAAAAAATTGACAGTTTGCTGCTGGAAGGCGGCGGCACCTTAAACTGGGCAGCATTGGAAAGCGGCATTGTGCAAAAAGTCCACGCATACATAGCCCCAAAATTACTTGGCGGACAATCTGCTAAAACACCGGTTGAAGGAATCGGATTCCATTCTCCGGACTCTTCGGTACGTTTAATAAACAGCAGCATAACTCAATTAGGAGAAGATTTTTTAATTGAAAGTGAGGTTGACAAACATGTTTACAGGAATTGTTGA
- a CDS encoding carbohydrate ABC transporter permease yields MSRLQRLKKAVQEHKTLYAMMFPFLFFFLLFTIIPIVISVYFSFTQFNVLQPPKFIGVDNYTKLFLSDPIFLKAVKNTFIMALIIGPFGYIFSFLMAWLINELPRGLRTVFTVIFYAPSISGNAYMIFLLIFSGDAYGYLNAKLLSWGILKEPMLWLQNEKYMMSIVILVSLWMSLGVGFLSFIAGLQGVDRSQYEAAEIDGVRNRWQELWFITLPNMKPQLLFGAVMSVTGSLAVADVTVALTGFPSPNYATHTIINHLNDYGIIRLEMGYASAIAVLLFFLMLGLNNLVQKMLRKVGT; encoded by the coding sequence ATGAGTAGATTGCAACGATTAAAAAAAGCAGTGCAAGAACATAAGACCTTGTATGCAATGATGTTTCCCTTTTTGTTTTTCTTTTTGCTTTTTACAATTATCCCGATTGTAATTTCGGTATATTTCAGTTTTACGCAATTCAATGTATTGCAGCCGCCTAAATTTATCGGCGTTGATAATTATACCAAACTTTTTCTCTCTGACCCGATATTTTTAAAAGCGGTAAAGAACACGTTTATTATGGCGCTTATCATCGGCCCCTTCGGATATATTTTTTCGTTTTTAATGGCATGGCTAATCAATGAATTACCGCGTGGGCTCAGGACAGTGTTCACGGTAATTTTTTATGCACCCTCAATATCGGGCAATGCGTATATGATTTTTTTGCTTATCTTTTCAGGCGATGCGTATGGATATTTAAATGCGAAGCTGCTTAGCTGGGGCATTCTTAAAGAGCCGATGCTTTGGTTGCAAAATGAAAAATACATGATGAGCATTGTGATTCTGGTTTCTCTGTGGATGAGTTTGGGAGTCGGCTTTCTTTCGTTTATAGCGGGGCTGCAAGGGGTTGATAGATCGCAATACGAGGCTGCCGAAATTGACGGTGTGCGCAACCGCTGGCAAGAACTTTGGTTTATTACGCTGCCGAATATGAAGCCGCAGCTTTTGTTCGGAGCTGTTATGTCCGTTACCGGATCGCTTGCGGTTGCCGATGTAACTGTTGCGCTTACGGGCTTTCCGTCGCCGAATTATGCAACGCATACAATTATCAACCATCTTAATGATTACGGAATTATCCGCCTTGAGATGGGCTACGCATCGGCGATAGCGGTGTTGTTATTTTTCTTAATGCTCGGCTTAAATAATTTAGTACAGAAAATGCTGAGGAAGGTTGGAACATGA
- a CDS encoding carbohydrate ABC transporter permease: protein MRQSKEKPVLSATARRRMLKASIVNFFTNKHSNRSVAGSVLLLLFLVLFALLSLFPVLFMINNAFKPINELFIFPPKLFVMQPTLGNFADLFEIFANSLVPLLRYFFNTLFIVLVGSFGYIFLASMAAFPLAKFQFPGNALISKIIVMALMFSPSVTAVPSYVIMAKLGFIDTYWSIIFPAFALPLGLFLMSNFMSQVPNALIDAAKVDGAGYMKMLWTIVMPAVKPAWITLFIISFQGLWGTTGTNYIYKESIKPIAAMLSQIAASGSAIARAGALAAASLLMFIIPVTVFIISQSNVLQTMVTSGIKD from the coding sequence ATGAGACAGTCAAAAGAAAAACCGGTGCTTTCCGCAACCGCACGGCGGCGAATGCTGAAAGCATCGATAGTTAATTTTTTTACAAACAAGCATAGCAATCGCAGTGTTGCAGGCAGTGTGCTGCTTTTGCTTTTTTTAGTACTCTTTGCATTACTCTCTTTATTTCCTGTTTTGTTTATGATTAACAATGCCTTTAAGCCCATCAATGAGCTTTTTATTTTTCCGCCGAAACTTTTTGTCATGCAGCCCACGCTTGGAAACTTTGCCGACCTTTTTGAAATATTTGCCAATTCGCTGGTGCCTCTTTTACGGTATTTTTTTAACACGCTTTTTATTGTGCTTGTCGGCTCCTTTGGGTATATTTTTCTTGCCTCAATGGCAGCATTCCCGCTTGCAAAATTTCAGTTCCCCGGCAACGCACTTATTTCAAAAATCATTGTGATGGCATTAATGTTTTCTCCTTCGGTAACGGCGGTACCGAGTTATGTTATTATGGCAAAGCTCGGCTTCATCGATACCTATTGGTCGATTATTTTTCCTGCCTTTGCGCTTCCGCTCGGACTCTTTTTAATGAGTAACTTTATGAGTCAGGTTCCAAACGCACTTATTGATGCGGCAAAGGTTGACGGAGCAGGCTATATGAAAATGCTTTGGACAATTGTAATGCCCGCCGTAAAGCCCGCATGGATTACCTTGTTTATTATTTCATTTCAAGGGCTTTGGGGAACAACGGGCACCAATTATATTTACAAAGAGAGTATAAAACCGATTGCGGCAATGCTATCTCAAATTGCGGCAAGCGGAAGTGCAATAGCCAGAGCGGGTGCACTTGCGGCGGCTTCTCTTTTAATGTTTATTATACCGGTTACTGTTTTTATTATTTCGCAGTCAAACGTATTGCAGACAATGGTAACATCGGGGATAAAGGATTAA
- the ribH gene encoding 6,7-dimethyl-8-ribityllumazine synthase, with translation MKTFEGKLVSKKIRVGIVAARFNEFITAKLLSGAMDGLIRHEVREDDISVAWVPGAFEIPIIASKMAKSGKYDAIICLGAVIRGSTTHYDYVCNEVSKGIASISLATGTPVMFGVLTTENIEQAIERAGTKAGNKGYDCALGAIEMVNLIREIEA, from the coding sequence ATGAAAACATTTGAAGGAAAATTAGTATCAAAAAAAATCAGGGTGGGAATCGTCGCCGCACGCTTTAACGAATTTATTACCGCAAAATTATTAAGCGGAGCGATGGACGGACTTATCCGCCACGAAGTACGGGAAGATGACATTTCGGTAGCTTGGGTGCCCGGCGCTTTTGAAATCCCGATCATTGCATCAAAGATGGCAAAAAGCGGAAAGTATGATGCGATCATTTGCCTCGGGGCGGTTATCCGCGGCAGCACCACGCATTATGATTACGTATGCAATGAAGTGTCAAAAGGGATTGCTTCAATCTCTTTGGCAACCGGAACACCTGTCATGTTCGGAGTCCTCACCACGGAAAACATTGAGCAAGCAATCGAACGCGCCGGCACCAAAGCGGGCAACAAAGGATACGACTGCGCTTTAGGTGCAATTGAAATGGTCAACCTCATTCGCGAAATTGAAGCGTAA
- a CDS encoding extracellular solute-binding protein, giving the protein MKQSRRMLFAFFLFYASLGALAQESIPYSTYYIQNFASGESFSSPGNEKSGQSITISAAQYAQVSESGTAQKAGGVLQMDEDSWAEYRVYLPKEGGYTIALTYVAGAGTGGALQRSVLINGAVPFKEAGTLRFPRLWNDVSRDYKQVKGNQPFPSQKELFQRQTVVCCDPLGYTLEPFMFYFQKGENTIRLNALREGMLLEELRIEAAEKLPLYAAYYDEAVKAGFQPADIEPIKIQAEDTAAKSSQGIYPINDRTSPLSEPYDPSYIILNTVGGESWSEVGDFISWKLQVPKTGLYRVGFRFKQSFLRGLYATRRLRVNGHIPFTEADDLRFYYDTSFQFAYLGSGGAEPHEYWLLLQEGDNTLTLEVSLGKLGSILQRLERETAVLNELYRKIISITGSSPDVYRDYQLYTRVSDLRETVQTSTGNLQSILADFIAEMGQENERTAGIVRMLSVLKNFDENESQVVQFLVSFKESITAMGKAVMDLTKQPLVLDYIIVSGKNAPPIQAEGNFFQFLVHKVRAFFGSFTNDYTVASGNTGIKGKSIDVWLSTGRDQLEIIRRLINESFEPVYGVKVNLKLINPDMLLPSTFTGNGPDVAIQISNTAPVNFAFRDAAYDLTNFPDFAETIQDFLPAALDSFYFNGGCYALPDQMSFPVMYYRKDIFNSLNLSVPETWEDLLALIPDLQRNYMEVYLDTASPLSLGAAVSMGTGAAINSIFLSRLYQTGGDIYTPDSTACSFDTKTAYEAFKWWTQFYTWHNFPVEADFVTRFRLGEVPIGMVDLSTYTRLSVSAPEIRGDWSIAPVPGTRQKDGSIRRDTPCVTGAGMILKRTVLAKDTVQEAWQFLRWWTNGDTQQKFARSMESILGPAGRYPVASLKAFHAIPWPIEVTKALNAMLKDLRGIPQVPGGYITGRYVRNAFLTVVTNYENPADVLFENIQLINEEIQIKREEFGLDSPQKGTEHE; this is encoded by the coding sequence GTGAAGCAGAGCAGACGGATGCTGTTCGCCTTTTTTCTTTTTTATGCGAGTTTGGGCGCATTGGCGCAAGAGTCTATTCCTTATAGTACCTACTACATACAGAATTTTGCATCGGGAGAAAGTTTTTCTTCTCCCGGTAATGAAAAAAGCGGACAAAGTATTACAATTAGTGCGGCTCAGTATGCGCAGGTGTCGGAAAGCGGTACCGCGCAAAAGGCGGGCGGCGTTTTGCAGATGGACGAGGACAGTTGGGCGGAGTATCGGGTGTATTTGCCCAAAGAAGGCGGGTATACTATTGCGCTTACCTATGTTGCGGGCGCAGGTACGGGCGGAGCTTTGCAGCGATCCGTTTTGATTAACGGGGCTGTTCCGTTTAAGGAGGCGGGAACGTTGCGCTTTCCGCGTCTTTGGAATGATGTGAGCAGGGATTATAAGCAGGTAAAGGGTAATCAGCCGTTTCCCTCACAGAAGGAACTGTTCCAACGCCAAACAGTGGTTTGCTGCGATCCGCTTGGCTATACGCTTGAGCCTTTTATGTTTTATTTTCAGAAAGGCGAAAATACGATCAGACTGAATGCGCTGCGCGAAGGGATGTTGCTGGAAGAATTGCGCATAGAGGCGGCGGAAAAGCTTCCATTATACGCGGCGTATTACGATGAAGCGGTAAAGGCGGGATTTCAGCCGGCGGATATTGAGCCGATAAAAATACAGGCGGAGGATACGGCGGCAAAGTCAAGTCAGGGCATATATCCGATTAACGACAGAACGTCGCCTCTTTCCGAACCGTATGATCCCTCGTATATTATTTTAAATACTGTAGGCGGAGAATCGTGGAGCGAGGTCGGGGACTTTATCAGTTGGAAACTGCAAGTGCCGAAGACGGGTTTGTATCGGGTGGGCTTCCGTTTTAAGCAGTCCTTTTTGCGCGGTTTGTATGCAACCCGGCGGCTGCGAGTGAACGGACATATTCCGTTTACCGAAGCGGACGATTTGCGTTTTTATTATGATACCTCGTTTCAGTTTGCGTATTTGGGCAGCGGCGGTGCCGAGCCGCACGAATACTGGCTTTTGCTGCAAGAAGGCGATAATACTCTGACCTTAGAAGTTTCGCTTGGAAAGCTGGGCTCTATTTTGCAGCGTTTGGAGCGGGAAACAGCGGTTTTAAATGAGCTGTATCGAAAGATAATTTCTATTACCGGCTCTTCCCCCGATGTGTACCGCGATTATCAGTTGTACACAAGAGTGAGCGACTTGCGGGAAACGGTGCAAACTTCGACCGGTAATTTACAGTCGATTTTGGCTGACTTTATTGCGGAGATGGGACAAGAGAATGAGCGCACCGCGGGGATTGTGCGCATGCTCTCCGTGCTTAAAAATTTTGACGAAAATGAATCGCAGGTGGTGCAGTTTTTGGTTTCGTTTAAGGAAAGCATTACCGCAATGGGAAAGGCGGTAATGGATTTAACCAAGCAGCCGCTTGTGCTTGATTATATTATTGTGTCCGGAAAAAATGCGCCGCCCATTCAAGCGGAAGGTAATTTTTTCCAGTTTTTGGTGCATAAGGTTCGAGCCTTTTTTGGCTCTTTTACCAATGATTATACGGTGGCAAGCGGAAATACCGGCATTAAAGGAAAGAGCATTGATGTTTGGCTCAGTACCGGCAGGGATCAACTGGAAATTATCAGAAGGCTTATCAATGAAAGTTTTGAGCCGGTGTACGGCGTAAAGGTAAATTTAAAGCTTATCAATCCGGATATGCTTTTGCCCTCAACCTTTACCGGAAACGGGCCCGATGTTGCCATTCAGATTTCAAATACGGCGCCGGTCAATTTTGCTTTCCGCGATGCCGCATATGATTTAACAAACTTTCCCGATTTTGCCGAAACAATACAAGACTTTTTGCCCGCAGCACTGGACTCATTTTATTTTAACGGAGGCTGTTATGCCTTGCCCGACCAGATGAGTTTTCCCGTCATGTATTATCGCAAGGATATTTTCAATTCATTGAATCTTTCAGTGCCCGAAACATGGGAAGACTTGCTTGCCCTGATTCCCGATTTACAAAGAAACTATATGGAGGTTTATTTGGATACCGCCTCTCCCTTATCCTTGGGCGCTGCGGTGAGTATGGGAACAGGTGCGGCAATCAATAGTATTTTTTTATCGCGGTTGTACCAAACCGGCGGCGATATTTATACGCCTGACAGTACCGCATGCAGTTTTGACACAAAGACGGCATACGAAGCTTTTAAGTGGTGGACGCAGTTTTATACGTGGCATAACTTTCCGGTGGAAGCTGATTTTGTTACCCGCTTCCGGCTTGGCGAAGTGCCGATCGGTATGGTAGACCTTTCGACATATACACGGCTCAGTGTATCCGCTCCGGAGATTCGCGGCGATTGGTCAATTGCACCGGTACCCGGCACGCGGCAAAAAGACGGCAGCATTAGACGGGACACACCCTGCGTAACCGGCGCCGGCATGATTTTAAAGCGTACGGTGCTTGCAAAAGATACAGTGCAGGAAGCTTGGCAGTTTTTGCGTTGGTGGACAAACGGAGACACGCAGCAAAAGTTTGCGCGTTCAATGGAATCTATTTTAGGGCCGGCGGGAAGGTATCCTGTTGCAAGCTTAAAAGCATTTCACGCAATTCCTTGGCCGATTGAAGTTACAAAGGCGCTTAATGCAATGCTGAAAGATTTGCGCGGCATACCGCAGGTTCCCGGCGGATACATTACCGGCAGATATGTGCGGAATGCGTTTTTAACGGTGGTTACCAATTATGAAAATCCTGCCGATGTGCTTTTTGAAAACATACAGTTAATCAATGAGGAGATTCAAATAAAACGGGAAGAGTTCGGTTTGGATTCTCCGCAGAAAGGAACCGAACATGAGTAG
- a CDS encoding riboflavin synthase, which yields MFTGIVEEVGTIKQITRGTHSAVLTIEAKLVLDDLKIGDSVAVNGICLTATACSPQGFTADVMHETLNRSALAGLRQGSRINLERAMPANGRFGGHIVSGHVDGVGKILQITRDDTAAWYSIQTAPSILRYIVEKGSITIDGISLTVASTSADSFSISAIPHTIAVTTLSERHIGDSVNLETDIIGKYVEKLLFPAAAEKTETKLTKDFLSRYGFLV from the coding sequence ATGTTTACAGGAATTGTTGAAGAGGTTGGAACAATAAAACAAATTACACGCGGGACGCATTCTGCGGTGCTGACCATAGAAGCAAAACTTGTTTTAGATGATTTAAAAATCGGCGATAGTGTGGCGGTAAACGGAATTTGTTTAACGGCAACTGCTTGCAGCCCACAGGGTTTTACCGCCGATGTAATGCACGAAACGCTCAATCGGTCTGCCTTAGCGGGATTACGGCAGGGTTCACGCATTAATTTGGAGCGGGCGATGCCGGCAAACGGACGATTCGGCGGGCATATTGTTTCGGGACATGTTGACGGTGTGGGAAAAATTCTGCAAATCACACGCGATGATACGGCAGCTTGGTATAGCATCCAAACCGCTCCATCCATCCTGCGGTATATTGTGGAAAAAGGCTCTATCACCATTGACGGAATCAGTTTAACGGTTGCGAGCACCTCAGCCGATTCCTTTTCCATTTCCGCAATTCCGCACACGATAGCAGTAACCACCCTATCGGAGCGGCACATAGGAGATTCGGTGAATTTGGAAACTGATATCATCGGAAAATATGTTGAAAAACTGCTTTTTCCTGCCGCAGCGGAAAAAACGGAAACCAAACTGACAAAAGATTTTTTGTCTCGGTACGGATTTTTAGTATGA